TAGCCGTTTCCGGGGAAATGACGTTTTTCTTCCACACTTTAGCTTTCGAATTATCTGCTTTCACCAGCTGCGGTGCGATTAAATTCCCGTTATTGATAAAAGGAGTATAGGAAAGCCCGAGGTGCAGGATGTTCATTTCCACTCTTCCCTGCCCATATCCGGTATCAGCAAGCATACCTTCTGAATCAATGTCTTCCTTCTTCAGTGAAGAATTTTCGAAATCTAGATCAAACGGCATGTCTTCATTAAAACCAAACTTTTCTGCGCCTTTCACCATGTCTTCTTTTCCGATGGCCAGTGCTGTTTGGGCAAAGTAAATGTTATCGGAATACATGAGGGCTTTCTCCAGATTAACAGATGGCACCGCAGAAACCCGGGTTACAAATTTCTTATCCCAGCCTTTCTTCTGCCACTTTTTCCCGGAGATGGCGACTTCCTTGTTTGGATTCAGCTTATTGGTCTCCAGACCGATGGATGCCGTAATCGGCTTAAACGTGGATCCAGGGGCATACGTGTAAGCAAAACGGTTTAACATCGGTTTCTTCGGATCTTTTTCAAGCTTCTGGTATTGTGAACCCGAGATCCCCAGTACAAAATCATTCGGATCGAAACCCGGGCTGTTCACAAGGGCAAGAACCTCTCCTGTTACAGGATTGATGGCCGAAGCTGTTCCGACATCCTTTTTCATCTGATTGTAGAGGTCGCTTTGCAGATACATATCAATGTTCAGTGTTACTGATTTTCCATCCACCGCTTCTTTCTTGGCAACCGTTCGTTTTTCGTTTTCACCAGAATCAACGATCCTGATCAATCCGCCGTTTTTCCCGCGGAGCTGCTTTTCATAAAATTTCTCAAGGCCTCTTCTTCCGATCACATCGGTAGATTCGTAGCCTTCAGATTTTAATTTTTCAAGCTCTTCTGCTTTAATAGGCTGCACAAATCCTGTTAGATGGGATGCCGCTTCTTTATACGGATACACTCTCGTCTCGATGGACTGAGTGCTCACTCCCTTGATTTTCGCGACTTTTTTAAGACGGGGGTCTTCCTCAGCAATAGTCTTAATCGGTACAAAGAATCCAGGCTGCACCCATGAAGCATTCAGAGCGTTATCAATGGTCTTCTTATCAATACCAAGCACTTTTGCGAGCTGTTCCTTGCTTGCGTCTTTATTTGCTGGTAGATTTTGAGGGACAATCCCTACCTGGGAAGCCACTCCATTAACAGCGAGTCCATTTCCATTGCGGTCAAGGATTTCTCCCCGCTTCGCTTTGTTTGTTTGAACCCTCACTTTATCTCCCTTTGCCATGCCCGGGAAGATCTGTGAATAATCCCAATCAATGTACCAGTCTTTCTTGTCTTTCTTTTCCTGCGCTTTCATTTTTATTTTATTCTTGTACTGAACAGGGCCAGCGAGCGTATCCATTTTTACGGTGTATGTATATGTGATGTTTCCGTTCTTGTCCGGCTCAGGCTCTTCTTTCGGGATAACAGGTTTGATCGAAACGTCTTGTGCTTTAATCCCGCCATAAATCGCTGAGTATTTCTTCACAAACTCATCCTTTGTAATCTCTTTTTTGCTTTTGTCTGACAGCATACTGTACATCTTATCAAACTTCATAGACTGCCAGTTTTTCATGTAATCTTTTAATCTCGGCTCCGGTTTAGGACCGTCCGAACAGCCGGCGATCACCATGAGCATCAGCGCTATGAAAAATATACCTAACCTATGTTTCAATGATATTCCCTCCTGGCTACTTCACTTTCTGTTTCTATTTTAATCCATTTAAAAAAATAACCGAAGCAATAACCCCTCACTTCAGCTTTCGTTTTATAAATCTTTTTTTGAACTCCAATAATCTTCTGCTGTCATGCTAAAATACTGAAGCTCCATATTCCATAGGCTTATATCCTTTTCCCTGGCCATCCCAACTTTTTTCAGAACCTTTCCTGAACCTTGGTTTGCAGGCATTGCAAGCCCAATTAATCGGTCGAGATGCAGTCTTTCAAACACAGCTTTTACACAGGCTGCCGCTGCCTCGGCCGCAAATCCTTGGCCCCAGCTTTCCCTGCTGAAAGCATATAAAAGTTCGACTTCATCCAAATCTTTTACGTAATTCAATCCGCAATGGCCGATCAGTTCCCCATCTTTCATCTGAACGGCAAACGTTCCAAATCCACGGTCCTCCCAGCCTTTAATAAAAAAAGCCATCATTCGCATCGCTTCTTCAGGTGAATAAGCCCCCCGTTTGGGCAAATACCTTCCTACCTCATCCTGCCCAAGCACCCGTGCATAGTTTTCAGCATCTTTTTCTTCATCAAACATTCGCAGGATCAGCCGATCGGTGACGAGAGTCTGAACCAATTCCATTCCATTTCCTCCCCGTGATTGCTCTTTTCTATCATGCTACCATACACTCAATGAAAGTATGACTTTTTGGGATGAACAGGTTAATCCTTCTAATAAAACGGGAAAACACAAACTAATAAATTTCAAGTAAAGAGGTGTCCGTCTGATGAACAGTGGTAACTGGTATGTAGAGAGACGTGCAAATTATAAAACGTGGAAAGAACGGTTTGATAAGGAAATGACGATGCAGCAGTCACTGATCTATGGAGTGCCTACGGTTCTTATGATTCTTTGTATCTTTCTCAAATAAGTTTGATTAACAACGTTGGAGCCCTCTGAAGTGGATGGGATGGAAGAGCGGATGAGAAGCAAACAGCTGCCTCCATCCTCACGGTAAGTGAAAAAAACTTGTGGGTTTCTTTCAAGCATCAGTTTGAGATGAGTATCTGGATGGAATTCATGAATAAGCTTTTTCAATGAAAATAAAGACCTTTATCTCCTTATGTGAGATGAAGGTCTTTTATTCAGTATTTATTACTTTGGGCGTTCAATCGTGAACTTCTCCCCAAGTTTTGAGTAATCATTGCCCGCCAGCCGGCTGATAGGCTTTAATCCTGCAGCATCAACGCGTCCTTCTTCGTACAAATCTTCTCTGATATGATAGTGGACGATTTCCCCGATGAGCAGATCACATGCCGGATTTTCTTCACTTCCGCCAAGCGGAATGGACTGCTCCAGGACACACTCCAAGCGGATGCTTGCTTCTTTTAAGCCTGGAACAGCTACTTTAGTGCTCTTAATGGGGGTAAGTCCGGCCAGTTCGACCTCACTCTTATCCGGCGGAAGGCTTGCTGCTGTCTGATTGATGGCTTCTACATAGCTTTCATCCGAGATATGAACAACAAATTCACCAGCCTCCATTGCATTCCTTGCCGTATCTTTCGGCTGGCCGTCCGCTCTCTGAACAGAAACAGAAATGAGCGGAGGAGTTGAACTGACTATATTAAAATAACTGAAAGGTGCCGCATTCAAAATACCCTCTTTTGTTGTGGTCGTAACAAAAGCGACCGGCCTCGGAATGATACTTCCTGTAAGAAACTTATAGTTTTCTTTAGCGGACAAACTTTTTGGGTCGATCGATTTCATGCAGAATCCCCTCTCTCTCGATTAGCTTTTAGAGTAATACTTTTGAAACCAGTCCCGTGCAGCCTCTGCCTCAGGCTGTGTGAGCTGATGGCCGTAATCTCCCCAGTACGTTTCCACATTCGCTCCTGCTCCTTGCAGGAGGCTTTCCAGTTCTTCCGTCTCCTGTGGAGGGCAGATCGGATCATTTTTACCGGCGCCTATAAATATTGCTGCATTCTCGAGATTTGGCAGTGTGATTCCTCTTAATGGCACCATGGGATGATGAAGGATTGCGCCGCGCAATTCTCCTTTATAGTGAAATAAAAGGCTTCCGGCGATATTCGCACCGTTCGAATAGCCGACCGCTACGATATTCTGCCGGTCAAACTCATATTCATCGGCCGCATGATCTAAAAAGTCATGCAGCTCTTTCGTGCGGAATTTCAAGTCTTCTTCATCGAAGACCCCTTCAGCCAACCTTCTAAAGAAGCGAGGCATTCCATTTTCAGTGACGTTTCCTCTGACAGTTAATATAGAAGATTCCGGTGAGATCATTGAGGCGAGCGGCAGTAAATCCTCTTCCGTACCACCTGTTCCATGGAGCAGAAGCAATACTGGTGCCTTTTCGTTTCTTCCTTTTTTAAATAAATGCCTCATTTTACTTCATCCTCCTTCAAAACCCGGACTTCTGCCGGCATAAGCACAGATTCAATCTTTTCCCGCTCTGGCTCAAGCCACGGAGGAAGAAGAAGATTTTTACCCATAATGTCTTTCGGCTCATCACGTGCAAATCCAGGCGGATCAGTCGCGATTTCAAAAAGAATACCACCTGATTCGCGGAAATAGATCGCATTAAAATATTGACGGTCAATAACTGGTGTTACTTCAAAACCGCTCTGCTGAACATGTGATCTCCAGTTTTCATGGTCCACATAATCGGAAGCCCGCCAGGCGATATGATGAACAGTACCGGCACCCATCGTTCCTCTTCCAACGGCTGACGTTTTAATGTCGATGATATTTCCCAGATCGGATGCAGCTCTAAACCTGATGAAATTACCGTCTTCTCCTGTTTTTTCCAAGCCCATGACATCAGTCAGCAATCTCATCGTTTTTTGAGGAGCACCTGACAACAATACCGCACCGCCAAATCCTTTGATGGCAACCTCGGCAGATACCCCGCCAAATGACCATGTACTGTTTTTCCCTTCACTGCGGCTTACCAATTCAAGATGAAGACCGTGGGGGTCATCAAAGGCTAAATACTGCTCGCCAAAGCGCTCTGTTTTTTCAAAAGCTACGTTAAATTTAGTTAGACGCTCTTCCCAGAAGGTTAATGCTCCTTCAGGTACCACAAACGCCGTGACACCCACCTGTCCCGCTCCTGTTCTTCCGCTATATGCGCCAGGCCAAGGAAAGAAAGTCATAATCGTCCCTGGTGAGCCTTCCTCGTCTCCAAAATAGAGATGGTACGTACCCGGATCATCAAAGTTTACTGTTTTCTTTACGAGGCGCAGCCCCAGCACCCCAGCATAAAAATCAACGTTTTCCTGGGGATTCCCAACAATAGCTGTAATGTGGTGAATTCCACTTGTCCTTTTTTCCACAATCATATCTCCCTTCATATATACCCTGTTACTATTCCCTTTAATAAAGAACAAACACTTTAACTTACTTATAGTAAGTATGATAACAAACGTAACTTACTTATGTCAAGCGCTTTACACGTTATCAATCTTTATGGGTTTTATAAATTGAAAGCGGATAAAGAGGTTACTTATTCCATTTTCAAGACCTAAATACGAACATTATAATTAATTTTAAATTAAAGGTTCGTAAATTTTATTGTTTTTGTTTTCGGAATTTGATATAGTTACTAAGGTTGAGTGAAACAACACGCAGAAGCTTGAACATGGGAGGTTCTTTTTATGAATAATAAATATGATGTCATTGTGGTTGGAGCTGGTCCGGCCGGAATATTCTCTTGCTATGAATTAACTCGCAAAATGCCGGAAGCCAACATTTTATTGATCGATAAAGGCCATGATATTTATTCAAGAAACTGCCCGATTCTGCAAAAGAAAATTCAAAAGTGCCCGCCTGCTGCCGGAAGAAAAGAATTTGCCGGCTGCCTTCCAGCCTGTTCGATTACGAATGGCTTTGGAGGAGCAGGAGCCTACTCTGATGGAAAGTTTAATATTACAAGTGAGTTTGGCGGATGGATGACTGATTACCTGCCGGATGAAACCGTAATTGATCTTATAAAATATGTAGACAGCATTAACCTTGAACATGGAGCGACAGAAACCATTACTGACCCGCTGACTGATGAAGTGAGAGATATTGAGAAGCGCGCGTATGCTGCTGAATTGAAGCTTCTCCGTGCACAGGTCCGCCACCTTGGAACGGAACAAAACCTTGCAATTTTGACCAGCATCTATGAATATTTAAAAGAAAAAATCGAAATGCGCTATAAAGCAGAAGTATTGGATCTTGTTACAGAAAAAGTGGATGGCACGCACAAAGCAACTGGCGTGGAATTAAAAGACGGAACGATCCTCTCTGCGGATAAAATCGTCATCGTTCCAGGCCGCGATGGCTCATCATGGCTCACCAAGATTCTGAAAAAACGCCGGCTGAAAATGGCAGCTAACCAAGTGGACATCGGTGTCCGTGTAGAGACGTCAAACGTGGTGATGGAGGAAATCAACGAGCATTTATATGAAGGGAAATTTGTGTTCAACACGTCCGTCGGCACAAGAGTCCGAACGTTCTGCAGCAATCCGTCAGGACACGTAGTGGTCGAGAACCATTCAGGCATCATGCTGGCAAACGGGCATGCCTACAAAGACCCTGCTCTCGGAAGCCCGAATACCAACTTTGCTCTGCTTGTGTCCCATAAATTTGATGATCCATTTGATGAGCCAACGGAATATGCACATGAAGTATCGAGGCTTGCTAACCAGTTATCCTCTGGAGGCTTGGTCGTACAAAAGTACGGAGATATTAAGAAAGGCCGCCGTTCCACTGAAAAAAGGATCAAAGAAGGCTTTCTTAATCCAACAATGAAAGAGGCGGTTCCTGGTGACCTCGGTTTAGTTCTTCCTTATAACACGATGAAAAGCCTGATTGAAATGACAGAGGCACTGAATGAAGTAACCCCTGGTATTTCTTCAGAACATACATTATTTTATGGAGTAGAGGCCAAATTCTATTCTGCCCGGCCGAAGCTGAATGACCGTTTTGAATCAGAGATTTCCGGCCTCTATGTCGGCGGAGACGGCGCAGGGATTACGCGAGGACTTGCACAGGCGAGCGCGTGCGGAGTCTGGATCGCTCGTGACATCGCTGATAAATTGAACACAAAAGAAAAGGAACTGGCTGTCATCGGTTAATGCCAGACTGGAGGACCGTTATTTTTACGGTTCCCTTTTTTTATGGGGCTGTTTTCGTCTTTTAGGAAAGCTCTTTTCTAAAAGATTGTTGCTTTTGGGTCATTTTGTAAACAGCCTTCATTGACAAGTTGATTGGAGTGTAAGGTGCGAGACTCCTGAGGGAGAAGCGGGACAGGTGAGACCCACAGGCGCGTGCGCCGAGGAGGCTCACCGCATGCCCCGCGGAAAGCGAGCATCCTGAAACGGAAATCAACCACTCCTAAGAGCAACAAAGGTTACGAAAACAGCCTTTAGGAAAGAGCCTTTATATATATGTTTGCGAGTGAGCTGCCTTGCGTTACACTAGAAGCAGAATCTTTCAAAGGAGCTGTTTCGTATGTGTGGCAGATATTCTTTGTATGCGGATATGCATTTTATTCAGGAAGAGTTTGATATCACGATTCCCAAAACCTTGCCTCAGCGCTTTAACATCGCTCCATCACAAAACGTGCTTGTTATTACCTCGGATAGAGGGACACGAAAAGCGGAAATGCACCGCTGGGGGCTGATTCCCTTTTGGGCGAAAGATCCCAAGATCGGTTACAAGATGATCAACGCCCGGGCCGAAACGGTGGATGAGAAGGCTTCATTTAGAGGTCCCTTGAAAAATAAGCGTTGTCTCGTGATAGCCGATGGCTTTTTTGAATGGAAAAGAGAAGACAAACAAAAGCAGCCGTTTCATATCCGGCTGAAAAACCGTAAACCTTTTGCCTTTGCCGGCCTCTGGGATCAATGGGAACAAAATGGAGAAGTGATTACGTCCTGTACTCATATCACAACACGCCCGAATGCATTGATGAAAGACCTCCACGACCGCATGCCGGTCATCCTGACAAAAGAAGCAGAAGAAAGCTGGCTGGATCCTTCCATTCAGGATAACGAGTACTTAAAATCTCTCCTCACTCCATATGATAGTGAACAGATGGAGGCATTTGAAGTATCACCGGTTGTCAACTCACCGAGAAATGACGTGAAGGACTGCGTGGTACCTTTATATAATTTTTAGCTTGATTTATTAATATCCATCATTTAACATTATGAAAACGATACATGGCTATGAAGAAGAAGAGTAGATGGCACGTACACTTCAGAGAGCTGGCGGTTGGTGAGAGCCAGTGTGGAAATGCAATTGAATGGGCTTCTGAGCCTCAAACCGAAACCGCTGGGAGTAGGCTTTGACGGAAGGTCTCGCCGTTAGAAGGAGACAGGTATTCGGTCTTTGGATACTGTTAAAGCGGACTGCTTAGAGCAGTTCATCAAGGTGGCACCACGGGGTTTCTCGTCCTTAATCAGGATGAGGAGCCCCTTTTTTATTGGACAGGAGGAGATTAAATGGAGAAAAAAATTGTACTGACTGGAATCAAGTCTACCGGAAGGCCGCACATCGGAAATTATATTGGAGCCATTAAACCAGCTCTCCAGCTGGCTGAAAACGATGCCTATTCACCTTATTACTTTATTGCAGACTACCACTCTTTAACAACCGTTCAACATGCAAACCAATTCAAGGATTATGTATATGGCATTGCGGCAACCTGGCTTGCACTCGGTCTTGACCCCGAAAAATCAACCTTTTACCGCCAGGCAGATGTTCCAGAAGTTTTGGAGCTCGCATGGATTCTCTCCTGCCTCACACCAAAAGGTTTGATGAACCGCGCCCACGCTTATAAAGGTTTGATTGAAGAAAACCGGCAGAACGGTCTCGAGCAGGATTCCGGTATCAATATGGGTGTGTTTACGTATCCCATCTTAATGGCCGCAGATATTTTATTGTTTCAATCGGATATTGTCCCTGTCGGCAAAGACCAGATTCAGCACGTGGAAATCGCCAGAGACATCGCCGGACATTTCAACCATATATATGGCGAGACATTCAAAATGCCTGAATACAAGGTTGACGAAGCAACTTCAGTCGTTCCGGGGCTTGATGGCAGGAAGATGAGTAAGAGCTATAACAATACGATTCCTCTTTTTAATGAGGAGAAAGAGTTAGAGAAACTAATCAAACGGATTGAAACGGATTCTAGTTTACCTGAGGACCCAAAAGACCCAGCTCTTTCTTCTTTGTTCTTAATCTATAAAGAATTTGCATCAGAAGCGCAGGTGAAGAGGATGCGTGAGAGATATGAGAATGGAGTGGGCTGGGGAGAAGTTAAAAAAGAATTGTTTCATGTTATGAACGCCTATTTGGAAACACCAAGGCAGCGTTATATAGAACTCATGAACAACCCGAAGAAAATGGATGAAATTCTCCTGCACGGAGCTGAAAAAGCTCGCCGGCGGGCGAGAACATTTCTTGAAGAGGTTAAGGAAAAGATAGGTTGCTGAGTGACGGGGGCTGCGGTCGATGATGTTGCCCAATGGCGGGCTGCCGCACGATTATTTGGTTCAGCCGCCCGAATCCTCTCCCAGGTGATCATTTCCCACTCCCTGGCGCCGAATTACTTCACCTAAAAAAACACATCAAAAAAAGCCGCCTCCAAAGCGGCTTTTTCTCTATTCTTACACTCTTTCTCATGAAACGTCATATCGCTGTGATTTTCTTCCCTTTGTTTTCAAAGAATAGACAGCCACAGCAATTGCAATGATAAAAACGGCCAGGCCGAGAAGGCTCGCCTTATGAACAAATGCGGTAACAAGGTACCATTTTGCACCTACCGTTCTGCCGATCATGATGAACAGAAAACTCCAGATAAATGCACCGGTATACGCATAAAAGGCGAATACACGATACGGAAGCGAGGACATCCCTGCAAAATAGGCTGTGAGATGCCGGATTCCTGGAATAAAGTAGCCAAACATGATTAATGGTTTTCCGAAACGCTGAAAGTAAGTTTGTGAGGTGTGTATTTTATGTGCTGATAAGTGAAATTTCGGTCCATATTTAAGCAATAAGGGTAAACCAAAGCTCTTTCCGAGCCAATAGTTGATCGTAATCCCGGTCGCTGATCCTGCAAAAGCGGCGAGCAGTGTCAAAGCAAAAGAAACTTCACCCGTGTAAACGATATAACCGGCAAAGGTCAGCAGAAACTCATCCGGCACTGGAAGACCGATCACACCAAGCGCAAGAAGGAAATACAATGCAAAATACCCGTAATGATGAAAAAGATTTTGTAAAAAGATCTCCATACAACACCAACTAGTTTAGGATAGTATCTCTATTTTACCGAAAATATACAATTTTGTATCGTTTTTTTACAATTCTTTTATTTTCCAATCCAAAAGACTCCTTTTTTCGACATAATAAATCTCTCTTCTTTTTCACTTCATATGTCATATACATGTTAAGGAGATGAATTGGACAAAGGGTGAAATCATGGGAAAATTTCTAAAAGGAACACTTATTTTATCTTTGGCAATGCTCTACACAAAAGTCGTGGAATTCGTAGTCAGCGTCCTTCTCGCAAGATCATTGGGCAGTGAAGGTATGGGATTTTACATGATGGCACTGCCGGTGATCGGACTTTTGATCACGATTGCCGCTCTTGAATTTCCAACCGCCCTCTCAAAGGTTTTGGCCGAAGAGGAAGTACATCAGAATGACAAACAGAGGCTCCAGATCGTTAAGGTATCGTTTTACGTCATCATGGGATTAAGCCTGCTCCTTGTGCTGATCAGTGCAGCCGTTACGCTGCTGCTTCTAAAATGGGAGACTATTGATACTCGGCTCGGGTATCCTTTGCTTGCTCTCATCCCGATCGTGCCGGTTATAGGAACGACCTCTATTCTGAAAGGCTACTTCAGCGGACTTCAAAAAATGAAGCCCATAGCAATCGCTCAGCTTTTAGAAAAAACGGCGCAGCTGAGTTTTATTTTTTACGTCCTGCAATATATGAAAGGTTTGCCCTTAGAATATCGAGTTGTTGCTGCTGTATTGGGAATTGGGGCCGGTGAGCTTGTCTCACTGTTTTTCTTTTCAACGTCGTTTTTACTAGGGCAGCGAAACTTAAAAGATGTTTCGAAATCAGATTTCACACCTGTTCCGCGAAGAAGCATCTTAAAAAAGCTGTTTCAAGTAAGCCTTCCTACGACTGGAGTCCGCATCCTGAACGCCCTTACTGCTGCAGTGAATCCGATTTTGATCACGCAAAGTTTAATGTTCGCCGGAATTACAGCATCAATCGCCACTAAACAGTATGGCATGCTTACGGCGTTTGCGATGACGATCGGCTACTTTCCGGGATTTATCGGATATTCACTGTATGTTTCACTCGTTCCTTCCATTTCCGAAGCACGCTCCAAACAGGATGAAGCAGGGCTGCATCAGCGGATCCACCAGGCTTTTCATATTACCTTTCTTTATGGCATTCCGTGCTCGATCGTGATGTATTTTTTTGCAGACGAACTTACCGTGCTTTTCTATCATTCTCCACAAGCCGGCCAGTTTTTGATGCTCCTCTCACCCTTTATTCTGTTTCATTATTTGCTTGCACCGCTTCAGGCCATCCTTTTTGGCCTGGGAAGAGCAAGAGATGTGTTCTCGCAAACCATATGGGTTAATATCCTGTCTATCCTGCTCATTCTTTCCCTTGCTTCACAAACGTCGTTTGGCATCCATGGGGTCATTATTGCAGTGAACTTTAGCGGGGTTTTACTTTCCTTCCTCCATTACCACACCATCGTGGAAGAGGTGAAGTTCAAGCCTAAGCTCGCAGAATACTTTACGTTCATTGCATCAGGAGTTGCAACCATCTGTCTGTGCGAACTTATGCATACCACCCACTATGAAAACCACCAGTCGATCACCCTTCTGCTGATCGTCGTGTTCTCCTTTTATTATGGAACGCTATTCCTGCTGCGGATGCTGCAAAATGGCATCGGCCGCCTTTGGATGAAACCTCAAAAATAAAAAGGATCTGATGGGCTCCCATCAGGTCCTTTTTTTACGCACGTTTCATTTTAACTTTATAGATAAGCCACATAATCAGCACTGCCGCTACAGCCGTGAGAATAGCGTAGAATCCCAGGTTGTGAAAGTACTGCTCAACAACACTCCACTTTCTGCCCAACTCTTTTCCGAGCATGATAAACGTGAAGCTCCAGACTAATCCACCTGAATAGGCATACAGCGCAAACCTTTTAAATTTCATGGCTGAAATACCCGCGATATAAGCAGTAATATGACGGATTCCCGGAATAAAATAACCGATGATAATCATCAGGTTGCCATACTTTTGAAAGTACCATTGTGTTTTTTCTATTTTTTCTTCCGTAATTCCAATTTTAGGGCCAAACGTT
This genomic stretch from Fictibacillus marinisediminis harbors:
- a CDS encoding penicillin-binding transpeptidase domain-containing protein produces the protein MKHRLGIFFIALMLMVIAGCSDGPKPEPRLKDYMKNWQSMKFDKMYSMLSDKSKKEITKDEFVKKYSAIYGGIKAQDVSIKPVIPKEEPEPDKNGNITYTYTVKMDTLAGPVQYKNKIKMKAQEKKDKKDWYIDWDYSQIFPGMAKGDKVRVQTNKAKRGEILDRNGNGLAVNGVASQVGIVPQNLPANKDASKEQLAKVLGIDKKTIDNALNASWVQPGFFVPIKTIAEEDPRLKKVAKIKGVSTQSIETRVYPYKEAASHLTGFVQPIKAEELEKLKSEGYESTDVIGRRGLEKFYEKQLRGKNGGLIRIVDSGENEKRTVAKKEAVDGKSVTLNIDMYLQSDLYNQMKKDVGTASAINPVTGEVLALVNSPGFDPNDFVLGISGSQYQKLEKDPKKPMLNRFAYTYAPGSTFKPITASIGLETNKLNPNKEVAISGKKWQKKGWDKKFVTRVSAVPSVNLEKALMYSDNIYFAQTALAIGKEDMVKGAEKFGFNEDMPFDLDFENSSLKKEDIDSEGMLADTGYGQGRVEMNILHLGLSYTPFINNGNLIAPQLVKADNSKAKVWKKNVISPETATRIRSDLVKVVGDKRGTGYKPPLKNIVLAGKTGTAELKSKIGEKGQENGYFVAFNQEQPSLLVSMMIENVQDKGGSHYVVPKVKNAFKEYMKEKPLR
- a CDS encoding GNAT family N-acetyltransferase: MELVQTLVTDRLILRMFDEEKDAENYARVLGQDEVGRYLPKRGAYSPEEAMRMMAFFIKGWEDRGFGTFAVQMKDGELIGHCGLNYVKDLDEVELLYAFSRESWGQGFAAEAAAACVKAVFERLHLDRLIGLAMPANQGSGKVLKKVGMAREKDISLWNMELQYFSMTAEDYWSSKKDL
- a CDS encoding flavin reductase family protein; the encoded protein is MKSIDPKSLSAKENYKFLTGSIIPRPVAFVTTTTKEGILNAAPFSYFNIVSSTPPLISVSVQRADGQPKDTARNAMEAGEFVVHISDESYVEAINQTAASLPPDKSEVELAGLTPIKSTKVAVPGLKEASIRLECVLEQSIPLGGSEENPACDLLIGEIVHYHIREDLYEEGRVDAAGLKPISRLAGNDYSKLGEKFTIERPK
- a CDS encoding alpha/beta hydrolase; translated protein: MRHLFKKGRNEKAPVLLLLHGTGGTEEDLLPLASMISPESSILTVRGNVTENGMPRFFRRLAEGVFDEEDLKFRTKELHDFLDHAADEYEFDRQNIVAVGYSNGANIAGSLLFHYKGELRGAILHHPMVPLRGITLPNLENAAIFIGAGKNDPICPPQETEELESLLQGAGANVETYWGDYGHQLTQPEAEAARDWFQKYYSKS
- a CDS encoding ring-cleaving dioxygenase, which codes for MIVEKRTSGIHHITAIVGNPQENVDFYAGVLGLRLVKKTVNFDDPGTYHLYFGDEEGSPGTIMTFFPWPGAYSGRTGAGQVGVTAFVVPEGALTFWEERLTKFNVAFEKTERFGEQYLAFDDPHGLHLELVSRSEGKNSTWSFGGVSAEVAIKGFGGAVLLSGAPQKTMRLLTDVMGLEKTGEDGNFIRFRAASDLGNIIDIKTSAVGRGTMGAGTVHHIAWRASDYVDHENWRSHVQQSGFEVTPVIDRQYFNAIYFRESGGILFEIATDPPGFARDEPKDIMGKNLLLPPWLEPEREKIESVLMPAEVRVLKEDEVK
- a CDS encoding NAD(P)/FAD-dependent oxidoreductase, with protein sequence MNNKYDVIVVGAGPAGIFSCYELTRKMPEANILLIDKGHDIYSRNCPILQKKIQKCPPAAGRKEFAGCLPACSITNGFGGAGAYSDGKFNITSEFGGWMTDYLPDETVIDLIKYVDSINLEHGATETITDPLTDEVRDIEKRAYAAELKLLRAQVRHLGTEQNLAILTSIYEYLKEKIEMRYKAEVLDLVTEKVDGTHKATGVELKDGTILSADKIVIVPGRDGSSWLTKILKKRRLKMAANQVDIGVRVETSNVVMEEINEHLYEGKFVFNTSVGTRVRTFCSNPSGHVVVENHSGIMLANGHAYKDPALGSPNTNFALLVSHKFDDPFDEPTEYAHEVSRLANQLSSGGLVVQKYGDIKKGRRSTEKRIKEGFLNPTMKEAVPGDLGLVLPYNTMKSLIEMTEALNEVTPGISSEHTLFYGVEAKFYSARPKLNDRFESEISGLYVGGDGAGITRGLAQASACGVWIARDIADKLNTKEKELAVIG
- a CDS encoding SOS response-associated peptidase, which gives rise to MCGRYSLYADMHFIQEEFDITIPKTLPQRFNIAPSQNVLVITSDRGTRKAEMHRWGLIPFWAKDPKIGYKMINARAETVDEKASFRGPLKNKRCLVIADGFFEWKREDKQKQPFHIRLKNRKPFAFAGLWDQWEQNGEVITSCTHITTRPNALMKDLHDRMPVILTKEAEESWLDPSIQDNEYLKSLLTPYDSEQMEAFEVSPVVNSPRNDVKDCVVPLYNF
- a CDS encoding tryptophan--tRNA ligase; the encoded protein is MEKKIVLTGIKSTGRPHIGNYIGAIKPALQLAENDAYSPYYFIADYHSLTTVQHANQFKDYVYGIAATWLALGLDPEKSTFYRQADVPEVLELAWILSCLTPKGLMNRAHAYKGLIEENRQNGLEQDSGINMGVFTYPILMAADILLFQSDIVPVGKDQIQHVEIARDIAGHFNHIYGETFKMPEYKVDEATSVVPGLDGRKMSKSYNNTIPLFNEEKELEKLIKRIETDSSLPEDPKDPALSSLFLIYKEFASEAQVKRMRERYENGVGWGEVKKELFHVMNAYLETPRQRYIELMNNPKKMDEILLHGAEKARRRARTFLEEVKEKIGC
- a CDS encoding DedA family protein, which produces MEIFLQNLFHHYGYFALYFLLALGVIGLPVPDEFLLTFAGYIVYTGEVSFALTLLAAFAGSATGITINYWLGKSFGLPLLLKYGPKFHLSAHKIHTSQTYFQRFGKPLIMFGYFIPGIRHLTAYFAGMSSLPYRVFAFYAYTGAFIWSFLFIMIGRTVGAKWYLVTAFVHKASLLGLAVFIIAIAVAVYSLKTKGRKSQRYDVS